From Plasmodium relictum strain SGS1 genome assembly, contig: PRELSG_00_v1_432, whole genome shotgun sequence:
TACAAGTTTTATAGTTCCCAAATTTGGTACATTTGTGTTTAATGCGTTACCATTTGTATTGAAAATAAGTCCTATAcaattttaaagaattatggaaaatatttttatggaACTAATTCTAGAAAATTGCGTAGTTATGTATATTGATAACATCATCATTTTAACAAAAACTATAAATGAACATcataatgttttaaaaagaGTTTATAAATTGTTGGTGAACAACAATCTTGGaataaatattgaaaaatgaGAATTATATAAGACCTCTATtactggttaataaaagatattattaatcTTTTGTAGCACACTAAGTTAGGTTACTGGTCGTGTATGTACAAGTTAGTCATATACTGATgctagtaaaaaaaaaaaaaaaatataaagttatttttttttacacatctttgtaattaaaaaaaaaaaaaattaaattttttttttttgggttGTTGGACGTTAGTTTtcgaattaaataaagaattagtttttacttaaaaaaaaaacttaagatataaaacttataatgtttatgttatattcaatgtatatatttaaaaaaaaataacattaaataaattgaagttttgactttattaattgctataaattgtttgtatatttttaattaaaagaagatattaattttttgtaaataaaaactcatttataacagttaataagtctattaaaagatgcagtgaTATTTAATTCTTATTAGATATTATGCATTATAAgaaaacattatatatatatatatatatatatatatatatatatatatatatatataaatgtatactTAGTTTATACacgctctttattaatttgtttgcctaatactctagcaaagtcattaagcgggaaattaataaatcaagaGGAAAAGAAATACGGATTCCTTTGTCAAAGATAAAACTATTAAACAATAAGactaatgaaatatatgaaaaacagATGAGAAATCTAATACAAGTAACTGATCCTTGTAAGAGAAAATTAAGTAttacaaatatattaaaaccGAAATATTATTTCGATATCTGTGATAGAAATAACTTTTCAAAATTAGAAGATTTGAGCAATAAGGAtataaaaattgataaagaaatataaaatgagttagaagttataaaaaaagccAATGAGAGCAAAATATAATATCATTGCTTCCCCTAAGTGGTGAAgtatggttaataaaatatgttattaaccttttgtaataTACTAATCTAAGTTACTAGTCGTGtatgtacaagttagccatgcactgacattagttaaaaaaaaaaaaaaaaaaattaaaatcatttttttttttttttttttggggatCGTCAATTAACATTTAGtaagaattaaaaagagaattaattttttttttgatatatgaAAAACTTGAAACAGCAAGtgtaatgtttatgtatattcaatgtatatatttaaaaaaaatgacattgaataaattagagtattgaatttttttaattgttataaattgtaCGTAtgcttttaattaaaagaataaattgattctttgtaaataaaaactcatttataacagttaataagtctattaaaagatacagtaatatttaattcttattaaatattatgtatcataagaaaacattatatatatatatatatgagtatacttagttatacatgctctttattaatctGTTTGATTAATACTCTAgtaaagtcattaaacagccaattaataaatcattaactaatattaataacttaaaggaaaaataaattaaataatttaaattttaaaacccaatataaaaaataataaatgttaaaatatttataaataaaaaatacttcaaaatatatagtttaatttttcatttaaaacatttataagaatgttatatattaatattattagaaTAGAATTTACTTACAAGTTTTGACCATGtacatattaaatatttatcattaacaattaaatatattttttaataaattctttaaaacaaaaatttcaagtaataattttatgttttctgtaaaataaaaaatagatgaaaaataaaaaaatttacaaataaagaataaattaagaataatattaatgagTCAGATGATgctaattattttaaattgtaTTTTATGCTTAATATGATATgtgtatatattattaattctgATAATAATAGAAAGAAAAACAGAAAATATAAGGATAATtactttataatttaaatcataAATGTTTGATAATAATTCCGTAGATTTTTAAGATATATTATATCATGTAAATTCTAAAGATAACATaatttatgatattttttttttttttttttgatcaATTTATtcgataataattttatttctattataaattaaCACTATAATAATGTGTAGTAAATTAATGTTTAATTATAGAAAGAAATAAAgtgaattaaaaatttgtgCATgcagtaatttttttatataaaagttatataatactaaaaatgcctaagaaaaaaaaaaagatgaaaaaaattaacaaaaaaataataaaaatgtattcatttacaaaaattaaaaaaatagcaaTAACTCTaatttcataataataattaaaaaaaagatatgtACTATAGAATACATATTAATGATGTAatcaataattattttaattttcttttaataataacataatgaatttattatGTATTGTCATTTTAActatgaagaaaaattataattaaatatgaaattGGGCACATgcatatatgtattttttgaaaagaaaatgataatatttcaataaaaataaagggaTTAATAATGCTtactaataaatatttatgtatattattataataaaaaaaaataaattataactaaaaaagaaaatagattcacataaaataaaatttaatataaataaagatacTAGTTTATTACGATGattacaaaaattttaatcaatttgaatatatattaagtTTTAAATTAACACAATTATGCATGCTCTAATACGTagtgataataaaataacataaaataaacacTTTAAGCAATGTTAATATcatctttaaaatattttgctGTGATCTTTTTGTGCTctgttatatattaatataattcataattatatatataaatttaaaaatttttttttttttcgttacattaaaagaaaaaaatgtattttttttcatttcaaatttaaaaagttattttttaaattcaattGGTTTAGTCATCtcaaacataaaaaaaatctataaataaaaatttatttttaatttaagaatataatttaattaaaaaaaaaaaatgaacaggaaaaataatattattcttattcCCAATTTTAGGATACATCCCAGATATTATTCCCATGTAACTAAAGGTTTTAATGGCACACATATTTCAACATTAGAAATATATTGTAAAAGggagaagaaaaatatattatattttcttataaatttttttatatttacccTTTCAATTTGGATATTACAATGTTCTAATAATGTAGGATAATAATAGTACttcaaaatatattctttttttttctatttttttttcaaaattatattagtaaaaaaaaatatttttttttatacaccaaatatttttttgatattttagTGGGATTCTTGTAAATCAtggaattataaaaataaattaaataatacatTAAATTTAGTAGCTAAAAGATCATTAGCAGAAAATGATTGTGcaataaaacaaaaagaagGTTCTTCACAGTGCTACAACCAAAAAGATATGATGACAATAAATTTAGAACAAAGAAATGAGCAAAATGAAATAGAGCAAAATATGAATGTAGAACCAGAATGTGAAATAGAGacaaaagagaaaaataaaaaggaaaaatttaATAGGGGAATCTTGTATAAAtgcaaaaataatttaaaactaGCTTCCTTACTTCTTTCTATTCTCTTATCATtgtcttcattttcatcttaTTTAGTAGGTATGTTCACTTTTACTGGAATACAAGAAATcgaactttttttatttgcttcatcttttttaatagtttcaactattttaatatatgagagaattgaaataaaatataaaaataaattctaAATCTTATTCCTAATTAAAACTATTACgcattaaaaagaaaatatgacTAAAAGTATCTTAAGCATACTATAgctttgatttattaattgctcATTCATGGATATTGTTAGAGTATTGAATACACAAATTAATAGAGTATGTATGAATAATTATACTTATCTATTGTATTATGCTTTTCTTACCTTAAATATAAGtctatattaataatataaatttgatTAACTTTTATTGCCTCAGAggcatttatttattttaacaaatgtatattatatttttgttgaAATAAACATATATCCTCTttcaaattataattatgtaaAGTGATTTAATTACAGCAAATGAACAATTTAAtttagaattatttaaatgtttttttttaaaacataaaaatcaaatataaaaaaaaatgtatttttacttattttaaaataaaaagttttataattcttttatctttcaaaaatttaaattctatatatatatatttttttttttttgaataacaTCAGCACCCGGCTGCTAATTATCATTTTCCTGACTGAAAAGCTGACTTTCATaattacaaaaggttaataatatcatttatttaCCATACTTCACTGTTTGGGGAAGTAATGATTTTACTTGTATCTTGTTTTATAACTTccatttccttttttatttggtTACTAATTCTTCTATTCCTATAACTAAAATCACCATAAAGCAAAATGTTATTTAGTTTACAAATATCAAACaatctatatattttaatattttagttgtatcttattttttttttattcttatcaGTCACTTGTGAAAGATTTTTCAGTtgtcttttatatatattttttgtattattatttaacaaTTTAATCTTTGCTAAAAGAATTTGTATCTCCCTGGCTCTATAATAAATAGGCACTCCTTTTAAATTTCCGCTtttgatttaaattattctatGGGGGAACAATCAatgtaatttatatttctatCTCCACTAGAATGTTTcaatttatttctttcatATTCAGACAATACATAAGTAATGATATCTCCAATTTGAATATCTTCATTCTTAATTAAAGATTTTTCTTTAGTTTTCATCAAGTCTTCATCTGCATTTTTCCGTTGTCATTTTGGATGTCAAAAGTATGTATACTAACTTTTTTTGTGTATAATAACTAGCTAAAATATCAATGAAGAAATTTAGCCTCGTACACAATGTTGTCAAAGCCAATCATGCATTTTTAGCTAAGTAatcaatagaaaaaaaaaagaactctttaattaattttttttaatttttttggtattgtaaataaaaatattattttaatttttactttaattttttttgaaaaaagattaaaaatatttttttttgatatttatcttttggaagaaaaatatacaagatatttttgaaaaaaaataaacgaATTTAAAAGTCAAAGATTTTTAAGGATGCATAAGCTTAAGTGAAAGGCATCATctttataaaagatattatgtatgtatgtttatataagatgtttattatatgtgatttattaattgcctgtttaatgactttgctagagtattaaacaaacaatttaataaagagcatgtataactatgtatacgtttatatatatacatattggtttttattatctatatatatgGTTTTCTTATAATGCATACTATTTAAtctgaattaaattttattgactcttttaatagacctattaattattataaatgattttttatttacaaagaattatttattcttttaattaaaaacatacagacatactataataattaataaagtcaaaactttatattattcaatgttatttcaaaatatacattgaatattacataaacataattcttttatctcttaagttttaataagtaaaaattaattcttatttaatttttttttaaaaacataaaagtcaaaaaaaaaacacaacaaaaaaaaaaattaattttatctatattttttttttttaattacaaagatgtatataaaaaataaataaacaaacaaaaaaaaataactttatttttttttttttaactagcgtcagtgcataactaacttgtacgtacataagtagtaaactagcttagtgtactacaaagggtttataacatattttattaaccaatagcAAAATAAGATGTTTCTTTTATAGTGTGGCTTATAGTGCTTTTCTATTGTATACTAAGAGTGCGCTTCTAACTATTTCTTCAAAAAGAAAGCCTTTTATTCcttgttaata
This genomic window contains:
- a CDS encoding fam-h protein, giving the protein MNRKNNIILIPNFRIHPRYYSHVTKGFNGTHISTLEIYCKREKKNILYFLINFFIFTLSIWILQCSNNWDSCKSWNYKNKLNNTLNLVAKRSLAENDCAIKQKEGSSQCYNQKDMMTINLEQRNEQNEIEQNMNVEPECEIETKEKNKKEKFNRGILYKCKNNLKLASLLLSILLSLSSFSSYLVGMFTFTGIQEIELFLFASSFLIVSTILIYERIEIKYKNKF